The following are encoded in a window of Phaseolus vulgaris cultivar G19833 chromosome 3, P. vulgaris v2.0, whole genome shotgun sequence genomic DNA:
- the LOC137839004 gene encoding uncharacterized protein, which translates to MTEDYHLKNCPLSIPVDQWKVLVKFWKSDIAKVCSEKNKASRAKFIIVHTTGTKTFVEIRYEEALKNTDGREPSRAEMFIMTHKPRSEETKKIISKLEDAVASSSEERDKTSDDVFSQVFGKERHGYVRTYGKGVVPSDLWGSKSQIEIQKLVDEVQKNAQVELQRIKEKMQEKMQEEMEAKLKQQVEAMKIDLLNNIKSAFTQLQSCIPGVMTQDLQEEIVVEKQSQATPRSKKRKTEKTNTKLAKGKSEDLTVGVVTLEKDLKTLQHPSTAIELFMEEFENNYKEINVDSENVERVHKKAFKAWKCMKNEIGYLLTNVTKSVSPNLIPLVNDCHYHSHELIM; encoded by the exons ATGACAGAGGATTACCACTTAAAGAATTGTCCCTTGAGTATTCCAGTTGACCAGTGGAAAGTTCTTGTTAAATTTTGGAAATCTGACATAGCCAAG GTTTGTAGTGAGAAGAACAAAGCAAGTAGAGcaaaatttattattgttcATACCACGGGAACTAAAACTTTTGTTGAGATACGATATGAAGAG GCACTGAAAAATACTGATGGAAGAGAGCCATCTCGTGCAGAAATGTTTATCATGACACATAAGCCTAGGAGTGAGGAaaccaaaaaaattatt TCAAAGCTTGAGGATGCAGTTGCTTCTAGTTCAGAAGAACGAGATAAAACTTCCGATGATGTATTTTCCCAAGTCTTTGGAAAAGAGCGACATGGATATGTACGAACCTATGGAAAAGGGGTTGTGCCTTCAGACTTGTGGGGATCAAAATCTCAAATTGAGATACAAAAATTAGTTGATGAAGTTCAAAAAAATGCCCAAGTTGAGCTTCAaaggataaaagaaaaaatgcaagaaaaaatgCAAGAGGAGATGGAAGCCAAGCTAAAACAGCAAGTAGAAGCAATGAAAATTGATCTTTTAAACAACATCAAATCTGCTTTCACTCAATTGCAAAGTTGTATTCCAGGAGTAATGACCCAAGATCTACAAGAAGAAATTGTTGTTGAg AAACAAAGTCAGGCCACTCCTAGAagcaaaaagagaaaaacagagaaaactaaCACGAAATTAGCTAAGGG GAAATCAGAAGACCTTACAGTGGGAGTTGTCACACTTGAAAAAGATCTTAAGACACTCCAACATCCATCCACTGCCATTGAACTCTTCAT GGaggaatttgaaaataattataaagaaataaatgttGATTCAGAGAATGTTGAAAGA GTTCATAAAAAGGCTTTTAAAGCATGGAAGTGTATGAAAAATGAA ATTGGATATCTGCTGACTAATGTCACAAAGTCAGTGTCACCAAATTTGATCCCATTGGTGAATGACTGTCATTATCATTCCCATGAACTGATTATGTGA
- the LOC137839005 gene encoding uncharacterized protein produces MDKNWVVAPRTSTRNYTRWVFHGEGGSSKKIYGADREKYCMSKVLDGLLEETFMMPTDLEENEFNDIIDEDNEELDTETTRFTKLIRDAHQEVYPGCKNFSKLSVIVRLLHIKNLHGWSNVSFDMLLKFLEELLPENSCLPSSYQDCKFIIKDLGFNYEKIDACPNDCVLFRKEYENEVRCPKCGSYRYKEKKHKNSRRKVSCKVASRPIPAKVLRYFPLKQRIKRLFMSSKTAMSMKWHDEGRTKDGKLRHPADSLAWKTFDSLHPNFASDPRNVRLGLASDGFTPFKIMGKGHSIWPVVLMTYNLAPWDCMKQPYLMLSLVIPGPSSPKSSIDIYLEPLIDELKELWEKGFETYDASSKQFFQAHVALLWTISDLPAYTMLSGWSTSGKLACPVCNYHTCSRYLNNSKKMCYMCHRRWLDSKHKRRKDKKCFDGNQELRGIPTPLTGSNILDILGDRKNVFGNAQKKKRKKHDPWTKKSIFFNLPYWETNLLRHNLDVMHIEKNICENVIRTLLNIERKPKEHLRTRLDLVEMGIRKDLHPINIGPNKVFLPHARFSLSVKEKDIFCRVLKGVKVPESYGSNVSRCVNLEQQNFLGLKSHDFHILMQDLLKVAIRKVLPKEVARVLMKLSSFFKILCSKVIIIEEFDSLDAEIALILCELERIFPPSFFVIMVHLSIHLAYEAKIAGPVHYRWMYLIERFLHRLKVYVRNRNYPEGSIVEGYLADECLTFCSRYLNDNVQTKFNKLPRNVDGPIGNGVMTSLEPLEWEQAHRYVLFNCELIKSFVTANSVARRFLAYVINGYKFIIEGCERQTQNFGVMVTSSTVRFKNKEDENPEVENVTYYGVLKDIIELDYYGHSKFVLFRCDWFESKQDHFGLTLVNFGKLIYKSDPFVFATQVKQVYYTEDPTDNWHVVTKTTPRDLFDVHGDLENDDMENYLGDKLESPFFHQPMIDEDEVFVCFCVYNFLWNYFYNFMASGEKEKPPLLAKKFPSGSMIEILDGLEETASRLSQTPVHHIDEERLPVKLNALGQPVGTYRAALSNYLGTLARNAHLAPLTFTTWKGLKDHWDDMWKIVLVLH; encoded by the exons ATGGACAAGAATTGGGTGGTAGCACCTAGAACATCTACTAG AAATTATACTAGATGGGTTTTTCATGGAGAGGGTGGATCTTCAAAGAAGATATATGGTGCTGATAGAGAGAAATATTGTATGTCTAAGGTTTTGGATGGTTTGTTGGAGGAAACTTTTATGATGCCCACAGATCTTGAAGAAAATGAATTCAATGATATTATAGATGAAGATAATGAAGAGCTTGATACTGAAACAACTAGATTTACCAAATTGATACGTGATGCTCATCAAGAAGTATACCCAGGTTGTAAAAATTTCTCTAAGTTATCAGTCATTGTTCGATTGCTACATATTAAGAATCTCCATGGATGGAGTAATGTTTCATTTGATATGTTGCTGAAATTTTTAGAAGAGTTACTTCCTGAAAACTCTTGTTTGCCATCATCATACCAGGATTGCAAGTTCATCATTAAGGACTTGGGTTTTAATTATGAAAAGATtgatgcatgtcctaatgactGTGTTTTATTTCGGAAGGAGTATGAGAATGAAGTTAGGTGTCCTAAATGTGGTTCTTATAGATATAAAGAAAAGAAGCATAAAAATTCTAGAAGAAAAGTTTCCTGTAAGGTTGCTTCACGTCCAATTCCAGCCAAGGTTTTGAGGTACTTTCCTTTAAAACAAAGGATAAAAAGGTTATTTATGTCATCAAAAACTGCTATGTCAATGAAATGGCATGATGAAGGTCGTACTAAAGATGGAAAGCTaagacatccagctgattcacTTGCTTGGAAAACCTTTGATTCTCTACATCCTAACTTTGCATCAGATCCTCGAAATGTGAGGCTTGGGTTAGCAAGTGATGGATTTACTCCATTTAAGATTATGGGCAAAGGACATAGTATTTGGCCTGTGGTTTTAATGACTTATAATTTAGCTCCATGGGATTGTATGAAACAACCTTACTTAATGTTGTCATTAGTAATTCCTGGTCCTTCTTCCCCTAAAAGTAGTATTGATATTTATTTAGAACCTCTTATTGATGAGTTGAAGGAGTTGTGGGAGAAAGGGTttgaaacttatgatgcttctaGCAAACAGTTTTTTCAGGCACATGTTGCATTACTTTGGACTATTAGTGACTTGCCTGCTTATACTATGTTATCAGGTTGGAGTACAAGTGGAAAATTGGCATGCCCGGTATGTAACTACCACACATGCTCTAGGTACTTAAACAATAGTAAAAAGATGTGTTATATGTGTCATCGAAGATGGTTAGACTCAAAACATAAGCGGCGAAAAGATAAGAAGTGTTTTGATGGTAACCAAGAATTGAGAGGAATACCTACTCCATTAACAGGGTCTAACATATTGGATATATTAGGTGATAGAAAAAATGTATTTGGAAATGctcagaaaaagaaaagaaagaaacatgATCCATGGACCAAAAAGAGTATATTCTTTAACTTGCCATATTGGGAGACTAATTTGCTTCGTCACAATCTTGATGTCATGCATATTGAAAAGAATATATGTGAAAATGTAATAAGAACATTATTGAATATAGAGAGGAAACCAAAGGAGCATCTGAGAACCCGCCTTGACTTGGTAGAGATGGGTATAAGGAAAGACCTTCATCCTATAAATATAGGACCAAACAAGGTATTCCTTCCACATGCAAGATTTTCACTTTCGGTAAAAGAAAAAGACATCTTTTGTCGTGTTCTAAAAGGAGTGAAAGTTCCAGAAAGTTATGGTTCCAATGTTTCTAGATGTGTTAAtcttgaacaacaaaattttcttGGACTAAAAAGTCATGATTTCCATATATTGATGCAAGATTTGCTAAAAGTAGCAATTCGAAAAGTGTTGCCAAAAGAAGTTGCAAGAGTTTTAATGAAGTTAAGTTCTTTCTTCAAAATTTTATGCTCTAAAGTCATCATAATTGAGGAGTTTGATTCATTGGATGCAGAAATTGCCTTAATTCTATGTGAATTGGAGAGgatttttcctccatctttttttgtcATAATGGTTCATCTATCCATACATTTAGCGTATGAGGCTAAAATTGCTGGGCCAGTACATTACCGTTGGATGTATCTAATTGAAAG ATTTCTCCATAGGTTAAAGGTTTACGTGCGTAATAGAAATTATCCGGAAGGTTCAATTGTAGAAGGGTATTTGGCGGATGAGTGTTTGACATTTTGCTCAAGATATTTGAATGATAATGTCCAAACAAAGTTCAACAAGCTGCCAAGGAATGTAGATGGTCCAATAGGGAATGGAGTGATGACTAGTTTGGAACCTCTTGAGTGGGAACAAGCTCACCGTTATGTGTTGTTTAATTGTGAGCTCATCAAGTCATTTGTCAC GGCTAATAGTGTTGCTAGAAGATTTTTAGCTTATGTGATAAATGGGTACAAGTTTATTATTGAGGGTTGTGAGAGGCAGACACAAAACTTTGGAGTAATGGTTACTTCATCTACTGTTaggtttaaaaataaagaagatgaAAATCCTGAAGTAGAAAATGTTACCTACTATGGAGTTTTGAAAGATATAATAGAGTTAGATTATTATGGACACTCTAAGTTTGTGTTGTTTAGATGTGATTGGTTTGAGAGTAAGCAAGATCATTTTGGGTTAACACTAGTAAATTTTGGAAAGTTGATTTACAAAAGTGACCCTTTTGTATTTGCAACTCAAGTAAAGCAAGTATATTACACAGAAGATCCAACTGATAATTGGCACGTTGTCACTAAAACCACCCCTAGAGATTTGTTTGATGTACATGGAGATTTAGAGAATGATGATATGGAAAACTACCTGGGAGATAAATTAGAAAGTCCTTTTTTTCATCAACCTATGATTGATGAAGATGAAG tttttgtgtgtttttgtGTGTACAACTTTTTGTGGaattacttttataattttatggcTAGTGGTGAGAAAGAAAAACCACCTTTGCTGGCGAAGAAATTTCCAAGTGGTTCTATGATTGAAATACTTGACGGGTTGGAAGAAACCGCATCaagacttagtcaaactccAGTCCACCACATTG ATGAAGAGCGTTTACCGGTTAAACTCAATGCTCTTGGCCAACCTGTTGGTACTTATCGAGCTGCATTGAGTAATTATCTGGGGACACTAGCTAGGAATGCACATCTTGCTCCTCTGACTTTCACTACTTGGAAAGGACTAAAAGATCACTGGGATGACATGTGGAAAATAGTCTTGGTACTTCACTaa